The following proteins are encoded in a genomic region of Astatotilapia calliptera chromosome 22, fAstCal1.2, whole genome shotgun sequence:
- the LOC113015281 gene encoding sperm acrosome membrane-associated protein 4-like isoform X1: MKTLLWSCAAVMTLFVTVESLTCETCDFKILGYCMHTDPVNCTGSQTNCFTGVAKFTISLLNIYERGCIEPAECRNETGSILYVNYTVTRTCCSTDLCNGATFIQPGFTAALCAALLAVWSQLGF; this comes from the exons ATGAAAACTTTACTGTGGAGTTGTGCAGCAGTAATGACTCTGTTTGTTACAG TTGAATCTCTCACCTGTGAGACGTGTGATTTTAAGATCCTTGGCTACTGCATGCACACTGATCCTGTAAATTGCACAGGATCTCAGACTAACTGCTTCACTGGAGTTGCAA AGTTTACGATCAGCCTGTTGAACATCTATGAACGTGGCTGTATAGAACCAGCCGAGTGCAGAAACGAGACGGGCTCCATCTTGTATGTGAACTACACCGTCACCAGGACCTGCTGCAGCACCGACCTGTGCAATGGGGCCACCTTCATCCAGCCTGGCTtcactgcagctctgtgtgCTGCCCTGCTAGCAGTTTGGAGCCAGTTGGGTTTTTAA
- the LOC113015281 gene encoding sperm acrosome membrane-associated protein 4-like isoform X2 → MIESLTCETCDFKILGYCMHTDPVNCTGSQTNCFTGVAKFTISLLNIYERGCIEPAECRNETGSILYVNYTVTRTCCSTDLCNGATFIQPGFTAALCAALLAVWSQLGF, encoded by the exons atga TTGAATCTCTCACCTGTGAGACGTGTGATTTTAAGATCCTTGGCTACTGCATGCACACTGATCCTGTAAATTGCACAGGATCTCAGACTAACTGCTTCACTGGAGTTGCAA AGTTTACGATCAGCCTGTTGAACATCTATGAACGTGGCTGTATAGAACCAGCCGAGTGCAGAAACGAGACGGGCTCCATCTTGTATGTGAACTACACCGTCACCAGGACCTGCTGCAGCACCGACCTGTGCAATGGGGCCACCTTCATCCAGCCTGGCTtcactgcagctctgtgtgCTGCCCTGCTAGCAGTTTGGAGCCAGTTGGGTTTTTAA